From a region of the Etheostoma cragini isolate CJK2018 chromosome 22, CSU_Ecrag_1.0, whole genome shotgun sequence genome:
- the LOC117937544 gene encoding lipocalin-like, producing MRNTVLRMLAALMCVLAACADVPPVQDFDLQKMAGKWYVVGFATNAPWFVNHKDGMKMGTAVIVPTAEGDLDLSYANLNADGSCWRMTHLANKSDTPGRFTFHSQVWNNDNDMRIVNVQYDDYAVVHTIKTKNGVSEVLNKLYSRTNEPSAVLQQKFTQFSLETGVLPENIVIFPKNAECPEV from the exons ATGAGGAACACAGTGCTGAGGATGCTGGCCGCCCTGATGTGTGTGCTGGCCGCCTGCGCCGATGTCCCACCTGTGCAAGACTTTGACCTGCAGAAG ATGGCAGGCAAGTGGTACGTGGTTGGCTTTGCCACTAACGCTCCGTGGTTTGTGAACCACAAAGATGGGATGAAGATGGGCACTGCCGTTATAGTGCCAACTGCTGAAGGAGACCTTGACCTCTCTTATGCCAACCTGAA TGCTGATGGTAGCTGCTGGAGAATGACTCACCTGGCTAACAAATCCGACACTCCAGGACGCTTCACCTTCCACAGCCAGG TTTGGAACAATGACAACGACATGCGCATTGTTAACGTTCAGTACGATGACTACGCTGTGGTCCACACTATCAAGACAAAGAACGGAGTGTCTGAGGTCCTCAACAAGCTTTACA GTCGCACTAATGAGCCCAGTGCTGTCCTGCAGCAGAAGTTCACACAGTTCTCCCTGGAGACTGGCGTCCTCCCTgaaaacattgtcatttttcCTAAAAATG CTGAGTGTCCTGAGGTCTGA
- the c8g gene encoding LOW QUALITY PROTEIN: complement component C8 gamma chain (The sequence of the model RefSeq protein was modified relative to this genomic sequence to represent the inferred CDS: substituted 1 base at 1 genomic stop codon), with translation MAGVWRFTLAVAVLMCLCLWGSTEGVGGAVSRPKPQKRPPKKPKVDPIDLTPAAQNVDIQQMAGTWYLLITASKCSYLMTHGTKVEPTVMNLTHSSAQTMSVSTKTXHNHQCWEILQVYDLTPTTGKLTLKGTRPELNTEIVIGETDYNSYAIMYYQKMGKMTMKLYARSVDNLSEPMLTKFEQLAEKQGLGLAYLFPFPNYSHCGTVDKDHVINCVPAC, from the exons ATGGCTGGAGTATGGCGTTTCACGTTGGCAGTGGCggtgttgatgtgtttgtgtctgtggggTTCCACTGAGGGTGTAGGGGGGGCCGTAAGTCGACCGAAACCTCAAAAACGACCTCCCAAGAAGCCAAAGGTCGACCCTATTGACTTGACCCCAGCGGCACAGAATGTAGACATACAACAG ATGGCAGGAACATGGTACCTGCTAATCACTGCCTCCAAATGCTCTTACCTGATGACTCATGGAACCAAGGTGGAGCCTACAGTCATGAACCTCACACATTCCTCTGCCCAAACAATGTCTGTCAGCACTAAAACATGACA TAATCACCAGTGTTGGGAGATATTACAGGTCTATGATCTAACACCGACCACAGGCAAGCTAACACTTAAAG GAACTCGTCCTGAGCTGAACACTGAGATAGTAATCGGGGAGACGGACTACAACTCCTATGCTATCATGTACTACCAGAAAATGGGCAAGATGACCATGAAACTCTATG CCAGGTCTGTAGACAATCTGTCAGAGCCAATGTTGACCAAGTTTGAGCAGCTTGCTGAAAAACAGGGTTTGGGACTGGCCTACCTCTTCCCCTTTCCCAACTACA GTCACTGTGGTACTGTGGACAAGGACCATGTAATCA ACTGTGTCCCTGCGTGTTGA
- the msrb2 gene encoding methionine-R-sulfoxide reductase B2, mitochondrial, with the protein MSRLVARLFVVVSQQAKARSALLPRRIRVFTRPVSTSQGLRSLTRYDESTDWQKKLTPEQYVVTREKGTEMPFSGIYLNHSKVGMYHCVCCEVPLFSSEAKYDSGTGWPAFKEAHGTWERDESHTSIIRRPDNSLGSAGTEVLCKNVSCFLSYEAKF; encoded by the exons atgtCTCGGTTAGTCGCACGTCTCTTCGTTGTAGTTTCTCAGCAGGCGAAGGCCAGATCCGCGTTGTTACCGAGGAGGATCCGGGTATTCACCCGTCCTGTATCCACATCTCAAG GCCTGCGGTCTCTCACTCGTTATGATGAGAGTACAGACTGGCAAAAGAAACTGACCCCAGAACAGTACGTAGTCAccagagagaaagggacagaaatg ccTTTTAGTGGGATCTACCTTAACCATTCTAAAGTGGGGATGTACCACTGTGTCTGCTGTGAAGTTCCACTTTTCAG TTCAGAGGCTAAGTATGACTCTGGGACAGGCTGGCCAGCATTTAAAGAGGCCCATGGGACATGGGAGCGGGACGAAAGCCACACCTCCATCATTCGTCGCCCTGACAACAGCCTGGGAAGTGCTGGGACTGAGgttctttgtaaaaatgtgagtTGTTTTCTGAGCTATGAAGCCAAATTTTAG